The following proteins are co-located in the Pyrobaculum calidifontis JCM 11548 genome:
- a CDS encoding CRISPR-associated DxTHG motif protein, which produces MRLLVATWGSPLTWRRARYTGVPPLNCPEGQTFTDLPCYRGVVDRVVVIALDSAAAAAAPRALVNEDALNCAREAGLSVRERGGDVEIFPAAEDYREWRRAVVNYVKCVAEASGGGEVDVVVAPAVGRLGMCRHVLRDPRAFLSISLAELYALLGGEAPSEIYLDTTHGVNYATTLAYELVHMLASLAVARGAAEAKVQTFNAVEAAGGEYEVARVYQANVRRIDLAAARATGGASGKVLRALALAAPLAVYYACREAEPPKAEEVVERFVQGVKIRAAEECAVEKPAVEPPEVVYGMLLAWEVCKAGWSNVVTEMRGDYFRKLSPLYETLVNEELAALNKLLTKRPAYCAPYYAFKNVGPEKWKRQRGCKGGKSPSATYGTSPRTPAS; this is translated from the coding sequence GTGAGGCTCTTGGTGGCCACGTGGGGGAGCCCGCTGACGTGGAGGAGGGCCAGGTACACCGGCGTCCCGCCGCTTAACTGCCCAGAGGGCCAGACCTTCACCGACTTGCCCTGCTACAGGGGGGTTGTGGACAGAGTCGTGGTAATAGCCCTGGACAGCGCCGCCGCGGCGGCGGCCCCTCGCGCCCTCGTGAACGAGGACGCGCTGAACTGCGCAAGAGAGGCGGGGCTGTCGGTGCGGGAGCGGGGCGGCGACGTGGAGATCTTCCCCGCGGCAGAGGACTACCGCGAGTGGAGGAGGGCAGTTGTGAACTACGTCAAATGTGTCGCCGAGGCGTCTGGGGGCGGGGAGGTGGACGTGGTGGTGGCGCCGGCGGTGGGGAGGCTTGGGATGTGTAGACACGTGTTGAGAGACCCCAGGGCCTTCCTCTCCATCTCTCTGGCAGAGCTGTACGCCCTCCTCGGAGGCGAGGCGCCCAGCGAGATATACTTAGACACGACGCACGGCGTGAACTACGCCACCACGCTGGCGTACGAGCTCGTCCACATGCTGGCCTCGCTCGCTGTGGCGAGGGGCGCGGCTGAGGCGAAGGTCCAGACCTTCAACGCCGTGGAGGCGGCCGGCGGCGAGTACGAGGTGGCCAGGGTGTACCAGGCCAACGTGAGGAGGATAGACCTCGCCGCGGCCAGGGCAACCGGCGGGGCCTCGGGCAAAGTACTAAGGGCCCTCGCCCTGGCAGCGCCCCTCGCCGTCTACTACGCCTGCAGAGAGGCAGAGCCGCCAAAGGCGGAGGAAGTCGTCGAGAGGTTTGTCCAAGGCGTAAAAATACGCGCGGCGGAGGAGTGCGCAGTGGAAAAGCCCGCCGTAGAGCCCCCCGAGGTGGTCTACGGGATGTTGCTCGCCTGGGAGGTGTGCAAGGCTGGTTGGAGCAACGTCGTCACCGAGATGAGGGGCGACTACTTCAGGAAGTTATCCCCCCTCTACGAGACCCTGGTAAACGAAGAGCTCGCCGCGTTGAACAAGCTGTTGACAAAGAGACCGGCCTACTGCGCGCCGTACTACGCCTTCAAAAACGTAGGCCCAGAAAAGTGGAAGAGGCAGAGAGGTTGCAAAGGGGGCAAATCACCGAGCGCGACATACGGAACTTCGCCGCGCACGCCGGCCTCCTAG
- a CDS encoding CRISPR-associated Cmr3 family protein, with protein sequence MIVKIRLLEPIHVGAKQVSGVDDIGADAVYATIMPSTAIGVLASLAGVRGGDPFQLCRQLWGPLVEVDGRLYFQAASSLYPVEEAGRYIAAAKGEGEPPRARYEVVELERPGVRLRDKVVQNLYYAKYLWVEGAREVAYLYYADCEGLKGGVEWVGGEGRVAVVEVQDDDKVAPKPCREGVLLSPLLFYADWPYAEVGKSAGVEKSGLENVEEVYGVLEGGRAKVKSTYVGLGYSLSLRRRRAIYQALPQGTALRLREPAPSAGLHRERGYGSLLCP encoded by the coding sequence ATGATCGTCAAAATTAGGCTTTTGGAGCCCATCCACGTCGGCGCTAAGCAGGTCAGCGGCGTAGACGACATAGGCGCAGACGCGGTGTATGCGACCATCATGCCCAGCACGGCCATAGGGGTGTTGGCCTCCCTGGCGGGGGTGCGCGGGGGAGACCCCTTCCAGCTCTGCAGACAGCTCTGGGGCCCCCTAGTGGAAGTGGACGGGCGCCTCTACTTCCAAGCCGCGTCCTCCCTCTACCCAGTGGAAGAGGCGGGAAGGTACATCGCGGCCGCCAAGGGCGAGGGGGAGCCCCCCAGGGCGAGGTACGAGGTAGTGGAGCTGGAGAGGCCGGGGGTCCGCCTTAGGGACAAGGTTGTGCAAAACCTCTACTACGCCAAGTACCTGTGGGTCGAGGGGGCGAGAGAGGTGGCCTACCTATACTACGCCGACTGCGAGGGGCTGAAAGGCGGCGTGGAATGGGTGGGAGGCGAGGGGAGAGTGGCCGTGGTAGAAGTGCAAGACGACGACAAAGTGGCCCCCAAGCCGTGTAGAGAGGGGGTGCTCCTCTCGCCGCTGCTCTTCTACGCCGATTGGCCCTACGCAGAGGTGGGGAAAAGCGCAGGAGTTGAAAAATCGGGGCTTGAAAACGTGGAGGAGGTCTACGGCGTGTTGGAGGGCGGCAGGGCGAAGGTCAAGTCGACGTATGTGGGCCTTGGCTACAGCCTCAGCTTGAGGCGGAGGAGGGCCATATACCAAGCGTTGCCCCAGGGCACGGCCCTTAGGCTCAGAGAGCCGGCCCCCTCGGCGGGGTTGCACAGGGAGAGGGGCTATGGCAGTCTGCTGTGCCCGTGA
- a CDS encoding RAMP superfamily CRISPR-associated protein, whose product MRALFRATIATPLSLGWYEPGVLDERFYIRPASVKGVWRWWARAFVGGVLYERGCLKGRRGRDVFLAPTREEAEAVMRHVGKTLGLGYAGEEGAQASQFRLRVRVLRRPEKGVARRREGLVRVAGRQAALQRFKLLTLNNDVEYAVGGEFEIEVEAEVDRRVFNASVGVLAVALTLSGLGKGSRKALGDLDVVEARGVQLPNSLPKLVEEVRAAVAELIRDRCPGRPQGLPPMPVVTAEKWSGAELAAVYEAGLGFEDLHNFFLRPARAKALTGNYAARDPLREKLAAWVLGLPREQRGTGYTSPLERRASTIIAAYHGQRHLVGGGRGYLTVLISGDWPTEIEWSGAGSERIRIDEAKILDAYKTAVEEFAAYAQRLRSNVTKIWP is encoded by the coding sequence ATGAGGGCCCTCTTCAGAGCCACAATCGCCACCCCCCTCTCCCTGGGCTGGTACGAGCCGGGGGTCCTCGACGAGCGTTTCTACATCCGCCCCGCGTCTGTGAAAGGGGTTTGGCGCTGGTGGGCCAGGGCGTTTGTAGGCGGAGTGCTCTACGAGAGGGGGTGCCTAAAGGGGAGAAGGGGTAGGGACGTCTTCTTAGCCCCCACGCGGGAGGAGGCGGAGGCCGTGATGAGGCACGTTGGGAAGACGCTGGGGTTGGGATACGCCGGGGAGGAGGGGGCGCAGGCCTCACAGTTTAGGCTGAGGGTGAGAGTCCTCCGCAGGCCCGAGAAGGGCGTCGCCAGGCGCAGGGAGGGCCTCGTGAGAGTGGCCGGGCGGCAGGCCGCTCTGCAGAGGTTTAAGCTCCTCACGTTAAACAACGACGTCGAATACGCAGTGGGGGGAGAGTTCGAGATTGAAGTAGAGGCGGAGGTGGACAGGAGGGTGTTCAACGCCTCTGTAGGCGTCCTCGCCGTGGCGCTTACGTTGAGCGGACTCGGCAAGGGCTCCCGCAAGGCCCTGGGAGACTTAGACGTAGTAGAGGCCAGGGGGGTCCAACTGCCCAACTCTCTCCCAAAGCTCGTAGAAGAGGTCAGGGCCGCCGTGGCGGAGCTGATTAGGGACAGGTGCCCGGGGAGGCCTCAGGGCCTGCCCCCAATGCCGGTGGTAACCGCGGAGAAGTGGAGCGGCGCAGAGCTCGCCGCGGTGTACGAGGCTGGGCTGGGCTTTGAGGACCTCCACAACTTCTTCCTCCGCCCCGCAAGGGCGAAGGCGCTGACGGGGAACTACGCCGCGCGCGACCCCCTGAGAGAGAAGCTGGCCGCGTGGGTCCTAGGCCTCCCGAGAGAGCAGAGGGGCACCGGCTACACGTCCCCCCTGGAGAGGAGGGCGTCCACCATCATCGCGGCCTACCACGGACAGCGGCACCTGGTGGGAGGCGGCCGCGGCTACTTGACCGTGTTAATCTCAGGCGACTGGCCCACGGAGATTGAGTGGAGCGGCGCTGGCAGTGAGAGGATACGGATAGACGAGGCGAAGATCTTAGACGCGTATAAGACAGCGGTGGAGGAGTTCGCGGCATACGCCCAAAGGCTGAGGAGCAACGTCACGAAGATATGGCCGTGA
- the cas4 gene encoding CRISPR-associated protein Cas4 produces the protein MELVSSRCDPGLAPRCPDSCPFFAYCHGAGN, from the coding sequence ATGGAGCTTGTGTCGTCGAGGTGCGACCCCGGCCTTGCGCCTAGGTGCCCGGACTCATGTCCCTTCTTCGCGTACTGCCATGGAGCTGGTAATTAA
- the cmr6 gene encoding type III-B CRISPR module RAMP protein Cmr6: MAVRGRREFAGGDDPLSRYCQEDYNVVSCINLAFLEWMRQKIGKPEGARQRSEGLPDFSRRAVLHLYRQPPRAAREEVERYVQAIFDAVSRASAMAFKYEFTLETPLTIHTKWPYLPLEIGLAWHPILNVPYIPASSLKGAARAAAVSPLCGIEPEDLFGTTEEEGDLIFTDAYPTRWERLVEPDVITPHYRETAGEISEAQARPVPLVFPVVPAGTTFTFVVAFRQMVGQECWGETLRWLQQVLTRGLGAKTQLSYGVFRRQT; this comes from the coding sequence ATGGCCGTGAGGGGGAGGAGGGAGTTTGCGGGGGGAGACGACCCGCTGAGCCGCTACTGCCAAGAGGACTACAACGTCGTCTCTTGCATAAACCTCGCCTTCCTCGAGTGGATGCGGCAGAAAATCGGAAAGCCCGAGGGGGCACGGCAGAGGAGCGAGGGGCTACCTGACTTCTCCCGCAGGGCCGTCTTGCACCTCTACAGACAGCCGCCGAGGGCCGCCCGCGAGGAGGTGGAGCGCTACGTACAAGCGATCTTCGACGCCGTCTCCCGCGCCTCTGCGATGGCGTTTAAGTACGAGTTCACCCTGGAGACCCCCCTCACAATACACACGAAGTGGCCCTACCTCCCCCTAGAGATAGGCCTGGCGTGGCACCCAATACTCAACGTCCCCTACATCCCCGCCAGCTCCCTCAAAGGCGCGGCCAGGGCCGCCGCCGTCAGCCCGCTGTGCGGCATAGAGCCAGAGGACCTGTTCGGAACGACGGAGGAGGAGGGCGACCTAATATTCACAGACGCCTATCCCACGAGGTGGGAGAGGCTGGTGGAGCCCGACGTAATTACGCCCCACTACAGAGAGACCGCCGGCGAAATCTCTGAAGCCCAAGCGAGGCCGGTCCCCCTAGTCTTCCCCGTGGTCCCAGCCGGCACCACCTTCACCTTCGTAGTCGCCTTTAGGCAGATGGTGGGCCAGGAGTGCTGGGGCGAGACTCTGCGGTGGTTGCAACAGGTGTTGACAAGGGGCCTGGGGGCAAAGACGCAGCTGAGCTACGGCGTCTTCAGAAGACAGACATGA
- the cas10 gene encoding type III-B CRISPR-associated protein Cas10/Cmr2 gives MDLREFFLTKAYALFHDPPDKMWGLKGHEERAWDMFNKVRRGSPLDGELPEWAREVVKLADRMAASMDRYAFYSGGGEGVKYDKLHNLFNPRLWRALAPPDPGKVAEYVENLGGRVRAAKGPREAYHVLYALFEALWIDEGLGPSLADPRAPTHDVFDHLYATAMVANWLLAGGKPSGYFVTLDVPGVQDFVKAGRKAGDIWAGSWALSMAVWLTVWPFAWEYGPDVLLRPTARLNPYYYAFAAARGLGVEHGVFAKLLSPYVKGESFYDLVNFAVVQPLIGERAQIVLPPYRVEGDKIASWGGAEEVREAVRDRFKRAVECLTHFAKGQRGAGDEYCEDFFKVVEEGRGEGRGGGEVEKIAAWLQKYAELRLPLRVEVVDVGAVYDSIKCPREVAKAIEEALGDGEERCKILFLFDAVLRGGREGTKLVEPQRRRFIPTRGPWFKPGGYDDLNPHFNFPLDPNWRVCSLCGSEPAVVGVRKVAREGREDYNEEDLRRISAEVGIEVSRLKNHLRKVLRPGEYLGPVCLAKRLIYLRAADRELIKFESTEDVAVVKLAESHEQHYAELDRVQECVKVVNYLRTTGGRDLEVIWGNPEAMRRDWDNCFKKFGRLRGVERLVREIFGVEGDVGKAVEEFAGPRLFYAVVRADGDSVGKLLEGHLPVNWYGAVAEVVEGVGAEGREKALEVLRAVEEHMRSFGVPPPVVITPTYRVAVNRAMVLTSLKDLATTEKHRGLLIYAGGDDVVALLPVETALDAAAEYRENYWGEGGFHIVDNYPVPALAAYGRSTAVRFVHLMDLMSEELGKSYHDLEHLAKGGRWDCFEKDSLTITSSRVEAKAVLPFRRPREAVERLKELWLLMALGRLSKNAPHDLDAYEDLKRDLAAYLKAWRYALKRNARELSPETLTRLLCFIEKYGAEAGEGLKEAMKILRRLP, from the coding sequence ATGGACTTGCGCGAGTTCTTTTTGACAAAGGCGTACGCCCTCTTCCACGACCCGCCCGACAAAATGTGGGGGCTAAAGGGCCACGAGGAGCGGGCCTGGGACATGTTCAACAAGGTGCGCCGCGGGAGCCCGCTAGACGGCGAACTGCCGGAGTGGGCGAGGGAGGTGGTCAAGCTGGCGGACCGCATGGCCGCCTCCATGGACAGATACGCCTTCTACTCGGGGGGCGGGGAGGGCGTGAAGTACGACAAGCTCCACAACCTCTTCAACCCACGCCTGTGGCGCGCCCTCGCGCCGCCGGACCCGGGGAAAGTCGCCGAGTACGTCGAGAATCTGGGCGGCCGAGTGAGGGCGGCTAAGGGGCCTAGAGAGGCGTACCACGTCCTCTACGCCCTATTCGAGGCCCTGTGGATTGACGAGGGGCTTGGGCCAAGCCTCGCAGACCCGAGGGCCCCCACCCACGACGTGTTTGACCACTTGTACGCGACGGCCATGGTGGCCAACTGGCTCCTCGCCGGGGGCAAGCCCTCCGGCTACTTCGTCACCTTAGACGTGCCGGGGGTGCAAGACTTCGTCAAGGCTGGGAGAAAGGCCGGCGACATTTGGGCAGGTAGCTGGGCCTTGTCCATGGCGGTGTGGCTCACCGTGTGGCCCTTTGCCTGGGAGTACGGCCCCGACGTGCTCCTGAGGCCCACGGCGAGGCTCAACCCCTACTACTACGCCTTCGCCGCCGCCCGGGGGCTGGGGGTGGAACACGGCGTCTTTGCCAAATTGCTGTCCCCCTACGTCAAAGGAGAGTCGTTTTACGACTTGGTCAACTTTGCCGTTGTCCAGCCGCTGATTGGGGAGAGGGCCCAGATTGTCCTGCCGCCGTACCGCGTCGAGGGGGACAAAATTGCCAGCTGGGGCGGGGCCGAGGAGGTGAGAGAGGCTGTCCGAGACAGGTTCAAGAGGGCCGTCGAGTGTCTAACCCATTTCGCAAAGGGGCAACGGGGCGCGGGGGATGAGTACTGCGAAGACTTCTTCAAAGTGGTAGAGGAGGGGCGCGGAGAGGGAAGAGGCGGAGGCGAGGTGGAAAAAATTGCGGCATGGTTGCAGAAGTACGCAGAGCTTAGGCTCCCGCTGAGAGTGGAGGTGGTGGACGTCGGCGCTGTGTATGACAGCATAAAGTGTCCAAGGGAGGTGGCGAAGGCCATAGAAGAGGCGTTGGGGGACGGCGAGGAGCGCTGCAAAATCCTCTTCCTCTTCGACGCCGTATTGAGAGGGGGGAGGGAGGGGACAAAGCTCGTGGAACCCCAGAGGCGCAGGTTCATCCCCACGCGAGGCCCCTGGTTTAAGCCGGGCGGATACGACGACCTCAACCCCCACTTCAACTTCCCACTAGACCCAAACTGGAGGGTCTGTAGTCTCTGCGGCTCTGAGCCCGCCGTCGTCGGAGTGAGGAAGGTGGCGAGGGAGGGGAGGGAGGACTACAACGAGGAGGACTTGAGGCGGATATCTGCAGAAGTGGGGATAGAAGTGAGTAGACTGAAGAACCACTTGCGCAAAGTGTTGCGGCCCGGCGAGTACCTAGGCCCAGTGTGCTTGGCCAAGAGGCTGATATACCTCAGAGCCGCCGACCGGGAGCTCATAAAATTTGAAAGCACAGAGGACGTGGCAGTGGTAAAGCTGGCTGAGAGTCACGAGCAACACTATGCAGAGTTAGATAGAGTACAGGAGTGTGTTAAGGTGGTCAACTATTTGAGGACAACGGGGGGCAGAGACCTTGAGGTCATTTGGGGAAACCCAGAGGCCATGAGACGGGACTGGGACAACTGCTTTAAAAAATTCGGCAGGCTCCGGGGGGTAGAGAGACTCGTGAGAGAGATCTTTGGCGTAGAGGGGGACGTGGGGAAGGCTGTTGAGGAGTTCGCGGGCCCCAGGCTCTTCTACGCGGTGGTGAGGGCGGACGGGGACAGCGTTGGGAAGTTGCTGGAGGGCCACCTCCCGGTCAACTGGTATGGGGCGGTGGCGGAGGTGGTGGAAGGCGTGGGGGCGGAGGGCCGCGAGAAGGCGCTGGAGGTGCTCCGCGCCGTAGAAGAGCACATGCGCTCCTTCGGCGTGCCGCCCCCCGTGGTGATTACCCCCACCTACCGCGTGGCGGTGAACCGCGCCATGGTGCTCACCTCGCTGAAGGACTTGGCCACCACGGAGAAGCACCGCGGCCTGTTGATATACGCCGGCGGCGACGACGTAGTGGCGCTGTTGCCCGTGGAGACTGCGCTAGACGCCGCCGCGGAGTACAGAGAGAACTACTGGGGAGAAGGGGGCTTCCACATTGTGGACAACTACCCCGTGCCAGCCCTGGCGGCGTATGGGAGAAGCACGGCGGTGCGCTTCGTCCACCTAATGGACCTAATGTCTGAGGAGCTTGGGAAGTCCTACCACGACCTAGAGCACTTGGCCAAAGGGGGCAGGTGGGACTGCTTTGAAAAAGACTCCCTTACGATCACCAGCTCGAGGGTTGAGGCAAAGGCGGTCCTCCCCTTTAGGCGGCCCAGAGAGGCCGTGGAGAGGCTGAAGGAGCTCTGGCTCCTCATGGCCCTTGGGCGCCTCAGCAAGAACGCGCCCCACGACCTCGACGCCTACGAGGATCTGAAGAGGGACTTAGCCGCGTATTTAAAGGCGTGGCGCTACGCCCTAAAGAGAAACGCCAGGGAGCTCTCCCCCGAGACTCTAACCCGCCTCCTCTGCTTCATTGAGAAATACGGCGCAGAGGCAGGCGAGGGGCTGAAAGAGGCCATGAAGATACTCAGGAGGTTGCCATGA
- a CDS encoding AAA family ATPase codes for MSASAVQLVKRLVVQGFKRVEGEVELELSGLTVLYGPNASGKSSILCALQRLLHYVYGVRTACPQEVNYSARTLRVAGLVWVPGGYVEVEYGAEVDDYRVTRRRWFRVGPLVAEFFEGSTYVKCGDRKISISFAPYVAEGSLFSREAVRSGGLLGDVLRECGPFEVEVYEHSGAGGEISESVRIERRRHALSWLRDAVVKHVKVDEGVYEEFGWRPLQYMAETLVRHVRPPATLGAVRQSVAGLAKYGVRALDKFKEDLGYVFGEEIIDIAIDVSVEPASHGGEEIIEIAADVELVFRGGAFKLRQLSDGMLHVVNTLAEAYSAVYSLKEMKRWGIEPPPPLLIIDTPEFNIHVDWLYRLMELLLDLGVQVIVETHSGLLLAYALKYGVAYYVKDGKVKMLDVKSLKDIELFRSEYWAYQQVT; via the coding sequence ATGTCCGCTAGCGCCGTACAGCTTGTCAAAAGGCTTGTGGTACAGGGCTTTAAGAGGGTGGAGGGCGAGGTGGAGCTTGAGCTGTCCGGCTTGACGGTCCTCTATGGGCCTAACGCGTCTGGCAAGTCCAGCATCTTGTGTGCGTTGCAGAGGCTCCTCCACTACGTCTACGGCGTGCGGACCGCCTGTCCCCAGGAGGTGAACTATTCGGCAAGGACTCTCAGGGTGGCGGGCCTGGTGTGGGTGCCCGGCGGCTACGTGGAAGTGGAGTACGGCGCCGAGGTGGACGACTACCGCGTAACTAGGCGCAGGTGGTTCCGCGTCGGGCCCCTCGTGGCCGAGTTCTTCGAGGGCTCCACGTACGTGAAGTGCGGCGATAGGAAAATCTCCATCTCCTTCGCCCCCTACGTCGCCGAGGGCTCCCTCTTCTCGCGCGAGGCGGTGAGAAGTGGGGGGTTGCTGGGCGACGTGCTGAGGGAGTGCGGCCCCTTCGAGGTCGAGGTGTATGAGCACAGCGGGGCAGGCGGCGAAATAAGCGAGAGTGTGAGGATTGAAAGGCGCAGACACGCCCTGAGCTGGCTACGGGACGCCGTAGTTAAACATGTAAAGGTGGATGAGGGCGTCTACGAGGAGTTTGGCTGGAGGCCTCTGCAATACATGGCCGAGACCCTCGTGCGCCATGTGCGCCCGCCGGCAACGCTGGGCGCTGTTAGGCAGAGCGTGGCTGGGCTGGCGAAGTACGGGGTCCGCGCCTTGGACAAGTTCAAGGAGGACTTGGGGTATGTTTTCGGCGAAGAAATAATAGACATAGCAATCGACGTCAGCGTTGAACCCGCCTCCCACGGCGGCGAAGAGATAATAGAGATAGCAGCCGACGTTGAGCTCGTTTTTCGCGGCGGCGCGTTTAAGCTGAGACAACTCAGCGACGGCATGTTACATGTCGTGAACACCCTGGCGGAGGCCTATTCTGCGGTGTACAGCTTGAAGGAGATGAAAAGGTGGGGGATTGAACCGCCGCCCCCGTTGCTAATCATCGATACGCCTGAGTTTAACATACACGTGGACTGGCTCTACAGGCTTATGGAACTCCTCCTGGACCTCGGCGTGCAAGTTATCGTAGAGACTCACAGCGGCCTCCTGCTCGCCTATGCGCTAAAATATGGCGTTGCCTACTATGTAAAAGACGGAAAAGTGAAGATGCTTGACGTGAAGAGTCTCAAGGACATCGAGCTCTTCCGCAGCGAGTATTGGGCATATCAACAAGTGACATGA
- the csa3 gene encoding CRISPR-associated CARF protein Csa3 encodes MRLLVFTLGFEEKFAIRAFTRRGLDVGDRILLVAARPAADRVVRAYNTLREFVQRYYGGGVEIELVEVNVRDFPGAVCEIRRRVLEKAGGDVVVNLSGGPRALVLATYAAVQLLPDDVAKRVRVEVEFEDGTYLVEVPLCAVYAQKLAERLGEEKLAVLEKLAQRGVATAEELAREVNLDSSTVRRHIRRLEELGLVQVLSKRPLRAELTQDAKVITCLRE; translated from the coding sequence GTGCGTCTCCTCGTGTTTACCCTCGGCTTTGAGGAAAAGTTTGCCATAAGGGCCTTCACGAGGAGGGGGCTAGACGTGGGGGACAGAATCCTCCTCGTAGCGGCGAGGCCGGCCGCCGACAGAGTGGTAAGGGCGTACAACACTCTGCGGGAGTTCGTCCAAAGGTACTACGGCGGGGGCGTCGAGATTGAGCTCGTCGAAGTGAACGTGAGAGACTTCCCGGGCGCCGTCTGTGAAATTAGGCGGCGCGTCCTTGAAAAAGCCGGCGGGGACGTGGTGGTGAACCTCTCGGGCGGGCCGAGGGCCCTGGTCTTGGCCACTTACGCGGCCGTCCAGCTCCTCCCCGACGACGTGGCAAAGAGGGTTAGAGTGGAGGTGGAGTTCGAGGATGGGACCTACCTCGTGGAAGTACCGCTGTGCGCTGTGTATGCCCAAAAACTCGCCGAGAGGCTCGGCGAGGAAAAACTCGCCGTCTTGGAGAAGCTGGCCCAGAGGGGGGTGGCGACGGCGGAGGAGCTGGCAAGGGAGGTAAACCTAGACTCCTCCACTGTGAGGAGGCACATACGGCGCTTAGAGGAGTTGGGCTTAGTCCAAGTGCTGAGCAAGAGGCCCCTTAGGGCAGAGCTAACACAAGATGCTAAGGTTATAACATGTCTACGCGAATGA
- the cmr5 gene encoding type III-B CRISPR module-associated protein Cmr5: MDEVEVAIECTKAVAEAADGDVRRRYAQRCRAFHAEIFTLGVAHVVALAAARAGAKAVEAGLRHSTCGEVVKAALAEAGGPEEKSYGLYGAVLLYAMRRRGYVKSTTLLDALGELKDPALNAAAYRAAEWLKRLAEAYFKA; the protein is encoded by the coding sequence ATGGACGAGGTAGAGGTGGCAATTGAGTGCACCAAGGCGGTGGCCGAGGCGGCCGACGGCGACGTGAGGAGGAGGTACGCCCAGCGGTGCCGCGCGTTCCACGCCGAGATCTTCACCCTCGGGGTGGCCCACGTAGTGGCGCTAGCCGCGGCGCGGGCTGGCGCCAAGGCGGTGGAGGCGGGGCTTAGGCATTCCACCTGCGGCGAGGTGGTCAAGGCCGCGCTGGCGGAGGCCGGGGGCCCCGAGGAGAAGTCCTACGGCCTCTACGGCGCGGTACTGCTCTACGCGATGAGGAGGAGGGGCTATGTGAAGTCCACAACGCTCCTAGACGCGTTAGGCGAGCTGAAGGACCCCGCGCTAAACGCCGCGGCGTACCGAGCCGCCGAGTGGCTAAAGAGGCTTGCCGAGGCCTACTTTAAGGCATGA
- a CDS encoding CRISPR-associated endonuclease Cas1, whose protein sequence is MELVIKSWGVYLGFSRGAVVIRQRGGGERRVPIYQVDRIWILTGGVAISSKLLRVCARVYRRGGVRRDAAGAGVSAEGNGAVSHWGRCEAYFDGRGFELARGIWECRLSVWGVGEVLCTMEGPCGGLMDAAGKCLGA, encoded by the coding sequence ATGGAGCTGGTAATTAAGAGCTGGGGGGTCTACCTGGGCTTTTCTAGGGGCGCGGTGGTGATTAGGCAGAGGGGCGGCGGCGAGAGGAGGGTGCCCATTTACCAAGTGGATAGGATTTGGATTTTGACGGGGGGCGTCGCCATTTCCTCCAAGCTTCTTAGGGTGTGTGCCAGGGTTTATCGACGTGGTGGTGTTCGACGGGATGCCGCTGGCGCGGGTGTTTCCGCCGAGGGTAACGGCGCTGTTTCTCATTGGGGTCGGTGCGAGGCGTATTTCGACGGGCGGGGGTTTGAGCTGGCTCGTGGTATATGGGAGTGTCGCTTATCGGTTTGGGGCGTCGGAGAGGTGTTGTGTACAATGGAGGGGCCGTGTGGGGGGCTGATGGACGCCGCTGGAAAGTGTTTGGGGGCGTAG
- the cmr4 gene encoding type III-B CRISPR module RAMP protein Cmr4 produces MDRVSRGLLIYAVTPLHVGVGRAEGAHVDLPVQRDEFGLPTIWASSLKGSLKSHARSRSPNDAKLVFGPDPDGGPPDHASGAALLDARLLAIPARSVRGVWAYVTSPHMLRTFVTYAEALGAFQPLAEKACALLQATAGLSEGRAAVSDHALLHGGRLFLNEVELQAEVKREVGDFIEELDKALGGDLPKKALAVVSDDVAKEVVNRSTLVQYRVRLDSARKTVVEGALWSEEYVPQFTVFASGVVCRPVALKDATIKAEEICEKFTKLLTNGQGNKANVWVGGKETIGKGLISVYIWTR; encoded by the coding sequence ATGGACAGAGTTAGCAGGGGGCTCCTCATATACGCCGTCACGCCGCTGCACGTGGGCGTGGGGAGGGCCGAGGGGGCCCACGTCGACCTCCCAGTGCAGCGAGACGAGTTCGGCCTGCCCACCATATGGGCGTCGTCGCTTAAGGGCAGCTTGAAGAGCCACGCGAGGAGCCGCTCGCCCAACGACGCCAAGCTCGTCTTCGGCCCCGACCCAGACGGGGGGCCTCCCGACCACGCCTCCGGCGCCGCCCTGTTAGACGCCAGGCTTTTGGCCATCCCGGCCCGCTCCGTGAGGGGGGTATGGGCCTACGTGACCTCTCCCCACATGTTGCGGACCTTTGTAACCTACGCCGAGGCCCTCGGCGCGTTTCAGCCCCTTGCCGAAAAGGCCTGCGCCCTGCTTCAAGCTACTGCGGGCTTGAGCGAGGGGAGGGCCGCGGTGTCGGACCACGCGCTCCTCCACGGGGGACGGCTCTTTCTGAACGAGGTGGAGCTCCAGGCGGAGGTGAAGAGGGAGGTGGGGGACTTCATAGAGGAGTTAGACAAGGCGCTGGGGGGAGATCTCCCGAAGAAGGCCCTGGCCGTGGTCAGCGACGACGTTGCTAAAGAGGTGGTGAACAGGTCCACGCTTGTCCAATACAGAGTGAGGCTGGACAGCGCTAGGAAGACAGTGGTAGAAGGCGCGCTGTGGAGCGAGGAGTACGTGCCCCAGTTCACCGTCTTCGCCTCAGGGGTGGTTTGTAGGCCCGTGGCGCTCAAAGACGCGACGATAAAGGCGGAGGAGATATGTGAAAAGTTTACAAAGCTGTTGACGAATGGGCAGGGGAACAAGGCCAACGTGTGGGTCGGGGGTAAGGAGACGATTGGGAAAGGGCTCATCTCGGTGTACATATGGACGAGGTAG